The Desulfitobacterium chlororespirans DSM 11544 genome contains a region encoding:
- a CDS encoding DUF4194 domain-containing protein, which translates to MWSERYEALSSYERGEFRRLANYLLSHTYMVRYQYQPSQQMTLPNADYQMATRLFPVLRDYFTVTGWQLEKDDNYGIMSLINIYDHNRLRIDRFTTLFLYTCRLIYEEQREQASSFHMVKTDTQTVVEKMRMLGLLDKGKTTQKERIEAQRTLGHYNIIQKMESVAWSNDGNELLILPSILSIISNQGINDMMLELEEMRINGSDEAGQEQEDSE; encoded by the coding sequence ATGTGGAGTGAACGATACGAAGCTTTATCCAGTTATGAAAGAGGCGAGTTCCGCCGATTGGCCAACTATTTACTATCTCATACCTACATGGTGAGATACCAGTATCAGCCTTCCCAGCAGATGACCTTGCCTAACGCTGATTATCAGATGGCCACGCGACTTTTTCCCGTGCTGCGGGATTATTTTACTGTTACGGGATGGCAGCTTGAGAAAGACGACAACTACGGAATTATGTCGTTGATCAATATTTACGATCATAATCGGTTGCGAATTGATCGTTTCACCACCTTGTTTCTCTACACTTGCCGCCTGATCTATGAGGAGCAGCGGGAGCAGGCCAGCAGCTTCCATATGGTAAAAACCGACACGCAAACCGTGGTTGAGAAGATGCGGATGCTCGGCCTGCTTGATAAGGGTAAAACGACACAAAAAGAGCGGATCGAAGCCCAGCGCACCCTCGGGCATTATAATATTATTCAAAAAATGGAGTCGGTTGCCTGGAGCAATGACGGAAATGAACTATTAATTTTACCGTCAATTTTGTCGATTATCTCGAATCAGGGCATTAATGATATGATGCTGGAATTGGAAGAAATGCGTATTAATGGCTCTGATGAAGCAGGGCAGGAGCAGGAGGATTCGGAATGA
- a CDS encoding Fic family protein, producing MPEKPYTPPYSVTDAMIHLVAEISEQVGVVTVKNESAVNPHLRRDNQIRTIHSSLAIENNSLSLEQMTDVIHGKRVLGVPKEIREVKNAYEAYNLLLSFDPCHIDDLLKAHKILMLELTNESGRFRSGGAGVFAGSELVHMAPPAELVPKLISDLFHWVKNADTHPLIKSCLFHYEFEFIHPFADGNGRMGRMWQTLLLSRWKPVFHWLPVETLIRERQNEYYKVLALADKAADSTAFIEFMLRVIRDSLRELIQTEQVREQVTEQVERLMMVLGNETLSAKELLERLGLKHRPTFSINYLRPALELGLIEMTVPDKPNSSRQKYRAIKKTK from the coding sequence GTGCCGGAAAAGCCCTACACCCCGCCATACAGCGTTACGGACGCCATGATTCACTTAGTTGCTGAAATCAGCGAACAAGTGGGTGTTGTTACCGTAAAGAATGAGAGTGCTGTTAACCCCCATTTACGCAGAGATAATCAAATACGGACGATTCATTCCTCCTTGGCGATTGAAAACAATTCTCTGTCCCTGGAACAAATGACGGATGTGATCCATGGCAAACGTGTTCTTGGCGTACCAAAGGAAATTCGTGAAGTAAAAAATGCTTACGAGGCATATAATCTCCTGTTATCCTTTGATCCGTGTCATATTGACGATCTTTTAAAAGCACATAAAATCCTCATGCTGGAATTGACCAATGAATCCGGTCGCTTCCGTTCCGGGGGTGCTGGTGTTTTTGCCGGGAGTGAACTGGTACACATGGCTCCGCCGGCTGAACTTGTGCCAAAATTGATCAGTGATTTATTTCATTGGGTAAAAAATGCCGATACACATCCTCTCATCAAAAGTTGTCTATTTCATTATGAGTTTGAGTTCATACATCCCTTTGCCGATGGTAACGGGCGTATGGGCCGGATGTGGCAAACTTTGTTGTTAAGCCGTTGGAAGCCGGTCTTTCATTGGCTTCCGGTAGAAACCCTGATTCGCGAACGGCAAAACGAATATTATAAAGTACTGGCTCTCGCCGACAAAGCCGCGGATTCCACTGCCTTTATTGAATTCATGCTTAGGGTAATTCGCGATAGTTTGCGGGAGCTTATTCAAACCGAACAAGTACGCGAACAAGTGACCGAGCAAGTTGAACGCCTGATGATGGTCTTAGGAAATGAAACCCTATCGGCAAAAGAGCTTTTAGAGCGGCTCGGGCTCAAACACCGTCCTACGTTCAGTATTAACTATTTGCGTCCGGCCTTGGAACTTGGGTTGATCGAAATGACTGTGCCGGATAAGCCAAACAGCAGCAGACAGAAATACCGGGCAATTAAGAAAACAAAATAG
- a CDS encoding SWIM zinc finger family protein, protein MNLADFQDEIEEVILERGHQYYQEGCVRSLEEIEPNVYQAKVSGSDFYLIQVELDEENNIMASSCSCPYDWGETCKHEAAVYFALQKRLSGGNSPNSRKKAEAASKGSKAVLPKKDLKQILAETSQENLIGFLLTLAGESAEIKARLELAFGGGNEQEEIKRCSKLIRSYLDKNSDRYGFIGYQQMDEALTGAELVLEKSRDALLKGNPLLAVRLALLVMAEVVDLEGDDSDGGVGALMNEGLYLLDEVGEMDDLPAATRESILALILKEAESRRYYGETGWQTDLLSRCVPFAATPEARKRLGDFLQKLLTANQKTDWSSQYRIENILEIQYSLLVRFESAAQAEFFLNQHLNYGSFRETAIRLAREQGDEERIVRLCLDGEEQDQEKFGLVTRWKEYRYQSYIRTGQLAAQRSLALEFIEGGSFPHYQDLKGTYSAAEWPAVYPAILERLAGQGNRYRSIYTQVLVEEQEWEKLMAYVRTTPSSVDTYYKHLVPEYREEICRIFRSNIKQAAARASTRSHYQVVCAMVRTLKKAGGVKDAREAVRELLLMYPRRPAMRDELGKLKLD, encoded by the coding sequence ATGAACTTAGCTGATTTTCAGGACGAAATCGAAGAAGTGATTCTGGAACGCGGCCATCAATACTATCAGGAAGGCTGTGTCCGCTCTCTGGAAGAGATAGAGCCCAACGTTTATCAGGCCAAGGTAAGCGGCAGCGATTTTTATCTGATCCAGGTGGAACTGGATGAAGAGAATAATATCATGGCCAGTAGCTGCAGCTGCCCCTATGACTGGGGTGAAACCTGCAAACACGAAGCGGCAGTTTACTTTGCTTTGCAGAAGAGGTTGAGCGGGGGTAACTCCCCTAACAGCAGGAAGAAGGCCGAAGCGGCTTCTAAGGGGAGCAAAGCGGTTTTACCCAAAAAAGACCTGAAGCAAATCCTGGCGGAGACTTCTCAGGAAAATCTGATTGGTTTTCTGCTCACTCTGGCAGGAGAATCAGCGGAGATAAAAGCCCGGTTGGAGCTTGCCTTCGGAGGCGGGAACGAACAAGAGGAGATCAAGCGCTGCAGTAAACTGATCCGCAGCTATCTTGATAAGAACTCTGATCGTTATGGCTTTATCGGCTATCAGCAAATGGACGAGGCCTTGACCGGGGCGGAGCTGGTTCTGGAAAAAAGCCGGGACGCCTTGCTCAAGGGCAACCCCTTGCTGGCGGTCCGCCTGGCCTTGCTGGTCATGGCCGAGGTCGTGGATCTGGAAGGGGACGACTCTGATGGCGGGGTCGGTGCCCTGATGAACGAAGGACTTTACTTGCTGGATGAGGTGGGGGAAATGGACGACCTGCCTGCAGCCACCCGGGAATCCATCCTTGCCTTAATTCTGAAGGAAGCTGAGAGTCGGCGCTATTATGGAGAAACAGGGTGGCAGACTGACCTTCTCAGCCGTTGTGTCCCCTTTGCCGCCACTCCGGAAGCACGTAAAAGACTGGGAGATTTTCTGCAGAAGCTGCTGACCGCCAACCAAAAGACCGACTGGTCTTCGCAATATCGCATTGAGAACATTCTGGAGATTCAATACAGCCTGCTGGTTCGTTTTGAATCCGCAGCCCAGGCGGAGTTTTTTCTCAATCAGCATCTGAACTACGGCTCCTTTCGGGAAACCGCGATCCGGCTGGCTCGGGAACAGGGGGATGAGGAGAGGATCGTCCGGCTTTGCCTGGATGGGGAAGAGCAGGATCAGGAGAAGTTTGGTTTGGTGACCCGCTGGAAAGAATACCGGTATCAATCCTATATCCGCACCGGACAGCTGGCAGCCCAGCGCAGTCTGGCTTTGGAATTCATTGAGGGCGGGAGCTTCCCCCATTATCAAGACTTAAAAGGCACCTATTCCGCAGCGGAATGGCCTGCTGTTTACCCGGCTATCCTGGAACGGCTGGCCGGCCAAGGGAACCGGTACCGGAGCATCTACACCCAAGTCCTGGTGGAGGAACAGGAGTGGGAAAAACTCATGGCTTACGTCCGCACCACTCCTTCCAGTGTTGATACTTATTATAAGCATCTGGTGCCTGAGTACCGAGAAGAAATTTGCCGGATTTTCCGTAGCAATATCAAACAGGCGGCAGCCAGGGCCAGTACCCGCAGCCATTACCAAGTGGTCTGCGCTATGGTTCGGACCTTGAAGAAAGCCGGCGGTGTGAAAGATGCCAGGGAAGCAGTGCGGGAATTGCTGCTCATGTATCCGAGAAGACCGGCCATGCGGGACGAACTGGGCAAGCTCAAACTGGATTGA
- a CDS encoding Wadjet anti-phage system protein JetA family protein, whose translation MGLFDVVPNNFFSVLVSGNKEVYVDALMLLHQLFKFELNIRVDDYISSLISLLEDKAFVPEDDDEMPESSLTPSGKARLILNRFVKTGWVDKEFLDGSFVEIITPRNYAISIMKLLSELGDKSLHEYNSLVFATYSSLKQAKNEHESQMYEAVLSAKANTEQLEYELRRLYHGIREFLRSIQEQNDVNLLLQNHFEEYKKMSDRIYHPIKTMDSIHRYMAPIQNILSDILADEKLMRIMRERAMTIKKYDEGAEAEEEILSAIDYVLDAYQSVGSIINEIDRKHSTYTKSSIEKIQYLMTADQTIKGKLVELLKTYADAKSEERNALGDMFEKNIRINRQEFVDGKSLYHKSIRSRRVHTTPLPIDQDNAFSDLAMAGMLEQIKNGYPVARIRAYVDRLFAHGAESVRSEDVPLNSDADFILLILAIVRANDKGMPYRVQMGEGRIERNGYRIPNMIISKKGGKHHVE comes from the coding sequence ATGGGACTTTTCGATGTAGTACCGAACAACTTTTTTTCGGTATTAGTATCAGGAAATAAAGAAGTATATGTTGATGCGCTCATGCTTCTGCACCAACTGTTCAAATTCGAGCTAAACATTAGGGTGGATGATTATATTTCTTCATTAATTTCCCTGTTGGAGGATAAAGCGTTTGTTCCCGAAGATGATGATGAGATGCCGGAAAGCAGCCTCACGCCCAGTGGAAAAGCCCGTTTGATCTTAAATCGCTTTGTCAAAACAGGCTGGGTCGACAAGGAGTTTCTCGACGGTTCATTTGTGGAAATTATTACGCCCCGTAATTACGCCATATCCATCATGAAGCTGCTCAGTGAACTTGGCGACAAATCACTGCATGAATACAATTCACTGGTTTTTGCCACCTATTCCAGCTTAAAACAAGCGAAAAACGAACATGAATCACAGATGTATGAGGCTGTTTTATCAGCAAAGGCTAACACCGAACAGCTGGAATACGAGCTGCGCAGGCTCTACCATGGAATTCGCGAATTTTTGCGCAGCATTCAGGAGCAGAATGATGTAAACCTGCTGCTACAGAACCACTTTGAAGAATACAAAAAGATGTCGGACCGGATCTATCATCCGATCAAGACAATGGATTCTATTCATCGTTATATGGCCCCGATTCAAAATATTTTATCCGATATACTGGCAGATGAGAAACTCATGCGGATCATGCGCGAGAGGGCCATGACGATTAAAAAGTATGATGAGGGGGCCGAAGCGGAGGAAGAAATCTTATCGGCAATCGATTATGTTCTGGATGCTTATCAATCAGTGGGCAGCATCATCAATGAGATCGACAGAAAACACAGTACCTATACAAAAAGTTCTATCGAAAAAATTCAGTATCTGATGACCGCCGACCAAACTATCAAAGGTAAGCTCGTCGAGCTTTTAAAAACTTACGCTGATGCAAAAAGCGAGGAGCGCAACGCATTGGGTGACATGTTTGAAAAGAACATTCGCATCAACCGTCAGGAGTTTGTGGACGGCAAATCACTTTATCATAAAAGTATCAGGAGCCGGCGTGTCCATACTACGCCGCTTCCTATTGATCAGGACAATGCCTTCTCTGATCTGGCGATGGCCGGTATGCTGGAGCAGATAAAAAATGGCTATCCAGTGGCGAGGATTCGTGCCTATGTTGATAGGCTCTTCGCCCATGGAGCAGAATCTGTAAGGAGCGAAGATGTTCCCCTCAACAGTGACGCTGATTTTATCCTGCTGATTTTAGCTATTGTTCGCGCCAATGACAAAGGAATGCCTTATCGGGTGCAGATGGGAGAGGGACGAATCGAGCGAAACGGATACCGCATTCCCAACATGATCATCAGTAAGAAAGGGGGCAAGCACCATGTGGAGTGA